GACGTTCGAGACGTCCGCGCGCAACCTGCCGAACGTCTCCGTCATCCGCGCCGAGGGCGTGAACGTCTACGACGTGCTCCGCCACGAGGCGCTCGTCGCGACGCGCGCGTCGATCGAGAAGCTCGCGGCGCGGCTCGCCGCGGCGCCGCGGCGGGGGAACGCGTCGTGAACGCCCACCAGATCATCCGCCGTCCGATCGTGACGGAGAAGAGCAGCCTCGGTCGCGAGGTCGAGAACGTCGTGACGTTCGCGGTCGATCCGCGCGCCAACAAGCACGAGATCGCGCGCGCCGTCGAGGAGCTCTTCGACGTGAAGGTCGTCGGCGTGCACACGATGCGGCAGCCGCGCAAGACGCGACGGCTGGGCAGGTACGTCGGCTTCAAGCCGGAGTGGAAGAAGGCGATCGTGAAGCTGGCCGAGGGCCAGTCGATCGAGTTCTTCGAGGGAGTGTGAGCGAGCCATGCCGGTGAAGGTCTACAAGCCCACCTCGGCGGGACGACGCGGAATGAGCGTCTCCACGTTCTCCGAGATCACGCGCTCGAAGCCCGAGCGTTCGCTCGTCGAGGGCGGCGTGCGGAAGTCCGGCGGGCGCAACGCCTACGGGCGCGTCACGAGCTGGCACCGCGGAGGCGGCCACAAGCGGCGCTTCCGCACGATCGACTTCAAGCGCGACAAGACGGGCGTGCCGGCCCGCGTCGCGGCGATCGAGTACGACCCGAACCGGTCGGCCCGCATCGCGCTGCTGCACTATGCGGACGGCGAGAAGCGCTACATCCTCGCACCGCTCGAGCTGCGCGTCGGCGACCGCGTCGAGGCGGGCCCGAACGCGGAGGTCGCACCGGGCAACGCCGCGCCGCTCTCGCGCATCCCGCTCGGCACGATCGTGCACTGCATCGAGATGAAGCCCGGCAAGGGCGCCCAGCTCGTGCGCTCGGCCGGCACCGGCGCGCAGCTCATGGCGCGCGAGGGCGACTACGCGACGCTGCGTCTTCCGAGCGGCGAGATGCGGATGATCCGCTCGGTGTGCATGGCGACGATCGGCCAGGTCGGCAACCCGGAGCACGAGAACCAGAGCATCGGCAAGGCCGGTCGCTCGCGCTGGAAGGGCAAGCGCCCCAACGTCCGCGGCGTCGCGATGAACCCGGTCGACCATCCGATGGGCGGCGGCGAGGGCCGCACCTCCGGCGGCCGGCACCCGTGCACGCCGTGGGGCAAGCCCACGAAGGGCCACAAGACGCGCTCGAAGAAGGCGCGCTCGAACAAGTTCATCGTGAAGCGGCGAGGGAAGAAGTAATGGCGCGCTCGCTCAAGAAGGGCCCGTTCATCGACGTGAGCCTCCAGAAGAAGGTGGACGCCGTCGTCGCCGGCGGGAGCAAGCAGGTCATCCGGACGTGGTCGCGGCGCTCGATGATCTCGCCCGAGTTCGTCGGCCTCACCTTCCACGTGCACAACGGCAAGCTCTTCGTCCCGGTCTTCGTGACGGAGAACATGGTCGGCCACCGCCTCGGCGAGTTCTCGCCCACGCGGAAGTTCACGGGCCATGCCGGCGACAAGAAGGTGAAGCGCTGAGATGGACGTCTCCGCCCGACTCAACGGCTACCGGATCAGCGCGCGCAAGGCGCGGCTCGTCGCGGACCAGATCCGCGGACGCGGCGTCGAGGACGCGCTGAACATCCTGGCCGTCTCGAACAAGAAGTTCTCCCAGCCGCTCGAGAAGCTCGTGCGCTCCGCGGTCGCCAACGCCGAGCAGCACAACGAGACGAAGAGCGCGGGAATCGACATCGACAACCTCGTCGTCGCGAAGGTGACCGTCGACGAGGGTCCGAGCATGTGGCGCATCCGCCCGCGCGCGCAGGGGCGCGCGACCTGGGTCCAGAAGCGCAGCAGCAACGTCACGGTCGTGCTGTCCGAGCGCTGAGCCCGGCGCGCCAAGGCAACTGGAGAGATCAGTGGGACAGAAGGTCCATCCCTACGGCTTCCGACTCGGCACCCTCTACGGGTGGCAGTCGAACTGGTTCGCGGGAAAGAACTACGCGGAGCAGCTGCACGAGGATCTCGCGATCCGGAAGTTCATCAAGAAGAAGCTCTATCACGCCGGCATCTCGAAGGTCGTGATCGAGCGGACGGGCGACAAGGTCGTCGTGAACATCCACACCGCGCGGCCCGGCATCCTGATCGGGAAGCGCGGCGCCGAGGTGGAGACGCTGCGCAAGGAGCTCGGCTCGCTCACGCCGCGCGACGTCTTCATCAACATCAAGGAGATCCGCAAGGCGGAGCTCGACGCGCAGCTCGTCGCGGAGAACATCGCGCTCCAGCTCGAGCGCCGCGTGGCGTTCCGGCGCGCGATGAAGAAGTCGATGACGTCGACGATGAAGTTCGGCGCCAAGGGCATCCGCATCCAGTGCTCGGGCCGCCTCGGCGGCGCGGAGATGGGCCGGCGCGAGTGGTACCGCGACGGGCGCGTCCCGCTGCACACGCTGCGCGCCGACATCGAGTACGGCCTCGCCGAGGCGAAGACGACGTACGGCGTGATCGGCGTGAAGTGCTGGATCTTCAAGGGCGACGTGAGCGACCGCGAGCTGCGCAAGGGGCCGCTGGCCTCGCGCGTCGACGGCGACGTGGCGGCGAGGTAGCGAGCGATGCTGCAACCGAAGAAGGTCAAGCACCGCAAGATGTTCAAGGGGCGCAACCGCGGCGCGGCGAGCCGCGGCACCGAGCTCGCCTTCGGCGACTTCGGGCTCCAGGCGCTCGGCAACGCGTTCATCACCGCGCGCCAGATCGAAGCGGCCCGCATCGCGATGACCCGCCACGTGAAGCGCGGCGGCAAGGTGTGGATCCGCGTCTTCCCGGACAAGCCCATCACGAAGAAGCCGGCCGAGACGCGCATGGGCAAGGGCAAGGGCAACCCCGAGCTGTGGGTCGCCCCGGTGAAGCGGGGCCGGATGCTCTACGAGATGGAGGGCGTGTCCGTCGAGATCGCGCGCGAAGCGATGCGACTGGCGGCGCACAAGCTCCCCGTCGCGTGCCGCTTCGTCGTGCGGGAGGAGTCGTGATGAAGGCTTCGGAGCTCCGCGGCCTCTCGCTCGACGAGCTGGAGCAGAAGGTGAAGGACCAGCGCAAGGTGTTCTTCGACGCCAAGCTCCGCCACGTGACGGGGCAGCTCGAGAACACGGCACAGCTCAAGACACTCAAGCGGGAGATCGCTCGCGTGGAGACCGTTCTCCGCGAAAAGCGCGAGGGACAGCAGTGACGGAACGAGGACGGCGGCGAAGCGTGGTCGGGGTCGTGGTGAGCGACAAGATGGACAAGACCATCGTCGTGCGGGTCGAGAGGCTCGTGCAGGACCCCCGCTACAAGAAGTACGTACGACGTTATGCGCGCTACATGGCGCACGACGAGGCGAACGCGTGCAAGGTCGGAGACCAGGTGCGCATCGTCGAACATCGCCCGATGAGCAAGCGCAAGCGCTGGAAGGTCCAGGAGACGCTCGCGACGGCCACCCGGGTCTGACGCGGCGGCGAGCGGAGAAGAACGATGATTCAGCAGGAGTCCAGGCTCCAGGTCGCGGACAACTCGGGCGCGCGCCAGGTGTCGTGCATCCGCGTGCTCGGCGGCTCGAAGCGCAAGTACGCCTCGATCGGCGACGTGATCGTCGTCGCCGTCAAGGAGGCGATCCCGAACGCGCGCGTGAAGAAGGGCGAGGTGCGCAAGGCGGTCGTCGTGCGCGTGAAGAAGGGCGTGAACCGCCCCGACGGCTCGATCATCCGCTTCGACGAGAACGCGGCGGTGCTGATCGACAACCAGAGGGAGCCGGTCGGGACGCGCATCTTCGGGCCCGTCGCGCGCGAGCTCCGCGGGCGCGGGTTCATGAAGATCATCTCGCTGGCGCCGGAGGTGCTGTAGCGATGACGCCGAGACTGCTCGAGCGCTACCGGACCGAGGTCGTGCCGAAGCTCCGCGAGGAGTTCGGCTACAAGAACGTCCATCAGGTGCCGGTGCTGGTGAAGACGGTGGTGAACGTCGGGCTCGGCGAGGCGACGCAGAACCCGAAGCTGATGGAGCGCGCCGTCGAGGAGCTCGCGCTGATCACGGGGCAGCGCCCGACGGTGCGCCGTGCGAAGCAGAGCATCTCGAACTTCAAGCTGCGCGAGAACCAGGCGATCGGCTGCGCGGTGACGCTGCGCCGCGAGCGCCAG
This region of Myxococcota bacterium genomic DNA includes:
- the rplW gene encoding 50S ribosomal protein L23 — protein: MNAHQIIRRPIVTEKSSLGREVENVVTFAVDPRANKHEIARAVEELFDVKVVGVHTMRQPRKTRRLGRYVGFKPEWKKAIVKLAEGQSIEFFEGV
- the rplB gene encoding 50S ribosomal protein L2 produces the protein MPVKVYKPTSAGRRGMSVSTFSEITRSKPERSLVEGGVRKSGGRNAYGRVTSWHRGGGHKRRFRTIDFKRDKTGVPARVAAIEYDPNRSARIALLHYADGEKRYILAPLELRVGDRVEAGPNAEVAPGNAAPLSRIPLGTIVHCIEMKPGKGAQLVRSAGTGAQLMAREGDYATLRLPSGEMRMIRSVCMATIGQVGNPEHENQSIGKAGRSRWKGKRPNVRGVAMNPVDHPMGGGEGRTSGGRHPCTPWGKPTKGHKTRSKKARSNKFIVKRRGKK
- the rpsS gene encoding 30S ribosomal protein S19; translation: MARSLKKGPFIDVSLQKKVDAVVAGGSKQVIRTWSRRSMISPEFVGLTFHVHNGKLFVPVFVTENMVGHRLGEFSPTRKFTGHAGDKKVKR
- the rplV gene encoding 50S ribosomal protein L22 → MDVSARLNGYRISARKARLVADQIRGRGVEDALNILAVSNKKFSQPLEKLVRSAVANAEQHNETKSAGIDIDNLVVAKVTVDEGPSMWRIRPRAQGRATWVQKRSSNVTVVLSER
- the rpsC gene encoding 30S ribosomal protein S3 translates to MGQKVHPYGFRLGTLYGWQSNWFAGKNYAEQLHEDLAIRKFIKKKLYHAGISKVVIERTGDKVVVNIHTARPGILIGKRGAEVETLRKELGSLTPRDVFINIKEIRKAELDAQLVAENIALQLERRVAFRRAMKKSMTSTMKFGAKGIRIQCSGRLGGAEMGRREWYRDGRVPLHTLRADIEYGLAEAKTTYGVIGVKCWIFKGDVSDRELRKGPLASRVDGDVAAR
- the rplP gene encoding 50S ribosomal protein L16; the encoded protein is MLQPKKVKHRKMFKGRNRGAASRGTELAFGDFGLQALGNAFITARQIEAARIAMTRHVKRGGKVWIRVFPDKPITKKPAETRMGKGKGNPELWVAPVKRGRMLYEMEGVSVEIAREAMRLAAHKLPVACRFVVREES
- the rpmC gene encoding 50S ribosomal protein L29, with the translated sequence MKASELRGLSLDELEQKVKDQRKVFFDAKLRHVTGQLENTAQLKTLKREIARVETVLREKREGQQ
- the rpsQ gene encoding 30S ribosomal protein S17, translating into MTERGRRRSVVGVVVSDKMDKTIVVRVERLVQDPRYKKYVRRYARYMAHDEANACKVGDQVRIVEHRPMSKRKRWKVQETLATATRV
- the rplN gene encoding 50S ribosomal protein L14: MIQQESRLQVADNSGARQVSCIRVLGGSKRKYASIGDVIVVAVKEAIPNARVKKGEVRKAVVVRVKKGVNRPDGSIIRFDENAAVLIDNQREPVGTRIFGPVARELRGRGFMKIISLAPEVL
- the rplE gene encoding 50S ribosomal protein L5, encoding MTPRLLERYRTEVVPKLREEFGYKNVHQVPVLVKTVVNVGLGEATQNPKLMERAVEELALITGQRPTVRRAKQSISNFKLRENQAIGCAVTLRRERQWEFLDRLMTVALPRVRDFKGVSPRAFDGRGNYTLGLKEQIIFPEIDYDSVERVTGMNVTVVTTAKSDAEAKALLAHLGMPFRK